The nucleotide window CAGTCGACCGTACGCGGCTCCGGCGAGTCGCAGCCCGGGACGGCCGAGCGAAGACGCGACCGCCCTGCCGCCGGTCGTCGCGTCCCGACCGTACCAGGCCGCGCGGGCGTACGAGGCGGTCGCGGCGGGCGACCAGACGGCGTCTTCGAGCAGCTTCTCCGCGCGGAACCGATGGGTCTTCGCGAGCGCCTCCTCCCTGAGCGACGGGTGCTCGTCGTAGAGGGCCTCGTACTCGCGGACGATCTCGAGGCGTCCGTGGAAGACGCCCATCGACTTGCCCCGCGAGTCCGGGATCACGCCGCGCACGACGAGCGGCTCGTCGAGGAACTCGAACTCGGTCAGGCGCGCCAGCTCGAGCATGCGCCCGAAGTCGTCGGCACCGGGGCGGTTCTTCCACGGGAGCGTGGCTTCGACGACCTCGCGGTCGGCCAGCATCGTCGTCGTCTGACACGGGTAGAGGTCGAACGAGAGGGCCGCGTCGAGGACGTCGCCGCGGACGGCCGGGTCCGGTCGCACCGTGCCGCCGTCCTCGAACTCCATCCCGCAGTAGGCGACGCCGGCGTCGGGGGCGTTCTCCAACAGCGCCACCTGCCGTTCGAGCTTCCGCGGGTGAAGTCG belongs to Halorubrum sp. DM2 and includes:
- a CDS encoding glycosyltransferase family 2 protein → MSRPAPLVSVVIPTHYRNDRLAAAIESVRAQTYEPIEVLVVDDSGERHAEPVAEAYDVPYLGFDENRGSNVARTVGTRRTSGTYLQYLDDDDRLHPRKLERQVALLENAPDAGVAYCGMEFEDGGTVRPDPAVRGDVLDAALSFDLYPCQTTTMLADREVVEATLPWKNRPGADDFGRMLELARLTEFEFLDEPLVVRGVIPDSRGKSMGVFHGRLEIVREYEALYDEHPSLREEALAKTHRFRAEKLLEDAVWSPAATASYARAAWYGRDATTGGRAVASSLGRPGLRLAGAAYGRLS